In the genome of Leptospira dzoumogneensis, one region contains:
- a CDS encoding DedA family protein yields the protein MQFAGFDFYIQTLLDWVSGLPSALVWFFFAFSNFTENVFPPWPGDTVTAFGGFLLARGALSFWELVSSTLVGNLAGAWVMYAFGHKLLDWLKTKNFPFKSELYNEESIQKTLDWFSRNGVVVVIFSRFSAGIRFFVSIVAGMVDMKPALFFSAFTLAVTIWCGILIYGGFYLGSHWEKVLEFLALYNKIFTGFFVTAVLGFIIYKKFLERRKEA from the coding sequence ATGCAATTCGCCGGATTCGATTTTTATATCCAAACTCTATTGGATTGGGTATCCGGTCTGCCCAGTGCCTTAGTCTGGTTTTTTTTCGCATTTTCCAATTTTACCGAAAATGTTTTTCCTCCTTGGCCGGGAGATACAGTCACTGCGTTCGGAGGATTTTTACTCGCAAGAGGCGCCTTAAGTTTTTGGGAACTGGTCTCAAGCACCTTAGTCGGAAATTTAGCAGGCGCCTGGGTCATGTATGCATTCGGCCATAAACTATTGGATTGGCTGAAGACTAAAAACTTCCCATTCAAATCGGAGCTGTACAACGAAGAATCCATTCAAAAAACCTTAGATTGGTTTTCCAGGAATGGTGTGGTCGTAGTGATCTTCTCCAGATTCTCCGCAGGAATACGATTTTTCGTTTCTATCGTTGCTGGAATGGTGGATATGAAACCTGCTTTGTTCTTCTCCGCATTTACTTTAGCAGTTACTATCTGGTGTGGGATACTGATCTACGGAGGATTTTATCTAGGATCTCATTGGGAGAAGGTACTGGAATTTTTAGCTCTGTATAATAAAATTTTTACAGGCTTCTTCGTAACTGCAGTTCTTGGATTTATAATCTACAAAAAGTTTTTGGAAAGAAGAAAGGAAGCCTAG
- a CDS encoding AI-2E family transporter: protein MSPKEGQETNRKLFNLILGIFCIGTGLLLFVVLRPYFYSALVALILYLATRKQYKQLRRLVGPKFEPLAPWIMIGSVCMIVILPSYFMIRTLIEESLSILFKIRISLSEDKIIDTIMSLNILTDLFTDNPFFWVKLPEIYGDFAKNYIDILNLDSLYAVLSNASSFILGSIDLPAGIIMNLFFSLLLLFFFYQDGRKIERFILDNLPFSTEVEEQVGRKIASAVQTVFKGNLIVSIMQGAAVYILLLFAKISNPFLYASLAAFFSLIPVIGTSVVWLPIGLYLMFIENNIIGASLFMVMGLTLYIVLENVVKPKMLDKKLRIHPLLIFLSLIGGIQEFGIMGLVLGPVAVTMVVILWDFWKLYRKDFFAS, encoded by the coding sequence ATGTCCCCCAAAGAAGGACAGGAAACCAACCGAAAACTTTTTAACCTGATCCTAGGCATATTTTGTATCGGCACAGGACTCCTACTCTTCGTAGTTTTAAGGCCTTATTTTTATTCCGCACTTGTTGCTTTGATCCTATATCTGGCTACCCGCAAACAGTACAAACAGCTAAGAAGATTGGTCGGTCCTAAATTCGAGCCATTAGCTCCTTGGATCATGATCGGTTCCGTTTGTATGATCGTAATTTTGCCTTCTTATTTTATGATCCGCACTTTGATCGAAGAATCTCTTTCTATTCTATTCAAGATCAGGATCTCTCTTTCGGAAGATAAGATCATCGATACGATCATGAGTCTGAATATTCTAACCGATCTATTCACGGATAATCCGTTCTTCTGGGTGAAACTTCCTGAAATTTACGGGGATTTTGCTAAGAACTATATAGATATTTTGAACTTGGACAGTTTATACGCTGTTTTGAGTAATGCTTCTTCCTTTATTCTAGGTTCCATCGATCTTCCTGCCGGGATTATCATGAATCTGTTCTTCTCACTATTACTTTTATTCTTCTTCTACCAGGATGGAAGAAAGATAGAAAGGTTTATTTTGGACAATTTGCCTTTTTCCACCGAGGTAGAAGAACAAGTAGGAAGAAAGATCGCTTCTGCAGTACAGACTGTATTTAAAGGAAATCTAATAGTTTCCATTATGCAGGGAGCTGCAGTTTATATTCTTCTTTTATTCGCAAAAATTTCCAACCCTTTCTTATACGCAAGCCTTGCCGCATTCTTTTCCTTGATCCCGGTTATCGGAACTTCGGTGGTTTGGCTGCCGATCGGACTTTATTTGATGTTCATTGAGAATAATATAATCGGAGCGAGCTTATTCATGGTAATGGGCCTGACTCTGTATATCGTTCTGGAGAATGTAGTAAAACCTAAGATGTTGGATAAAAAACTTAGGATCCATCCTTTGTTGATATTTTTGTCCTTGATCGGAGGGATCCAAGAATTCGGGATCATGGGATTGGTTTTAGGACCGGTTGCCGTTACAATGGTTGTAATCCTTTGGGACTTCTGGAAATTGTACAGAAAAGATTTTTTCGCCAGCTAA
- a CDS encoding DUF5684 domain-containing protein produces the protein MEESSGSGIGLVITAIVYIAILGVFLFSFWKIFEKAGRPGWQGIIPIYNLYVLMEIVGRPGWWFILFFIPCVGIIISILVAIDLAKSFGKTAGYAVLFIFGIGYPILAFSDSKYVGPAAKSA, from the coding sequence ATGGAAGAAAGTTCAGGTTCAGGAATCGGTTTAGTTATAACCGCGATCGTCTATATTGCGATCCTCGGAGTATTCCTATTTTCCTTCTGGAAAATTTTTGAAAAAGCAGGCAGACCCGGTTGGCAGGGAATTATTCCTATCTATAACCTTTATGTTTTAATGGAAATTGTCGGAAGACCCGGTTGGTGGTTCATCCTATTTTTCATTCCTTGCGTTGGTATCATCATCAGCATTCTTGTTGCTATCGATTTGGCTAAATCATTCGGTAAAACTGCTGGCTATGCGGTACTTTTCATTTTCGGAATTGGATATCCAATATTAGCATTCTCCGATTCAAAATATGTGGGACCAGCTGCGAAATCAGCTTAA
- a CDS encoding DUF2752 domain-containing protein, whose translation MWDQLRNQLKSFLILEAGPLTGPVPNFIFRSFIPLLLSTLILLTIAISISFQIPLDTESEHWFTICWWKHLTGWDCPGCGLTRSVICFFRGDFSGSWEYHPFGIPISILGISGFIIRLNLGKQVWRKILENRFTEVFAYLGVISIFVWYFFKHFY comes from the coding sequence ATGTGGGACCAGCTGCGAAATCAGCTTAAAAGTTTCCTAATATTAGAAGCCGGGCCTCTTACAGGTCCGGTTCCTAATTTTATATTTCGTTCCTTTATTCCTCTTTTGCTTTCCACCCTTATACTTTTAACTATCGCAATTTCTATCTCATTTCAGATCCCTTTGGATACGGAATCTGAACATTGGTTTACGATCTGTTGGTGGAAACATCTAACAGGTTGGGATTGCCCTGGCTGTGGACTGACTAGATCTGTGATCTGTTTTTTCAGAGGTGATTTTTCCGGGTCTTGGGAATATCATCCATTTGGAATACCGATCTCCATCTTAGGAATTTCCGGTTTTATCATCCGATTGAATCTAGGAAAACAGGTGTGGAGAAAAATTTTAGAAAATCGTTTTACTGAAGTTTTTGCGTATTTGGGAGTTATTTCAATTTTTGTTTGGTACTTCTTCAAACATTTCTATTAA
- a CDS encoding Smr/MutS family protein has protein sequence MARGKHSDGNRKGPKSIYIRKMRYEEAYRLLDREIQAAFMKGETLVEVVHGIGEGILKKMTDDYIREHSFLKILEDGGLHLANNPGSTLVEIMGPSSEDLKKYLK, from the coding sequence ATGGCGAGAGGGAAACATTCGGATGGAAACCGGAAAGGTCCCAAGTCGATTTATATCCGTAAAATGAGATATGAAGAGGCATATCGGCTCCTGGACCGGGAAATCCAAGCCGCATTCATGAAGGGCGAAACCCTGGTAGAAGTTGTACACGGGATAGGCGAGGGGATTTTGAAAAAAATGACCGACGACTATATCCGAGAACATTCCTTTCTAAAAATTTTAGAAGATGGGGGACTTCACCTGGCAAATAACCCGGGCTCCACACTTGTGGAGATCATGGGCCCATCCTCGGAAGATCTAAAAAAGTACTTAAAATAA
- a CDS encoding exodeoxyribonuclease VII small subunit, producing MSKKTEISFEQALTELEQIAENLERGQLTLEESIKSYERGMELKTLCQSILAEAEGKIEYLSKSGSGETQKKTASPKSETSSRAATPPPADDDELF from the coding sequence ATGAGCAAAAAGACAGAAATCAGTTTTGAACAGGCCTTAACCGAATTGGAGCAGATCGCAGAAAATTTGGAAAGAGGACAATTGACCTTAGAAGAATCCATTAAATCTTATGAAAGAGGAATGGAGCTTAAGACACTCTGCCAATCTATACTCGCGGAAGCGGAAGGAAAGATCGAATATCTTTCCAAATCAGGAAGCGGAGAAACCCAGAAAAAAACAGCAAGTCCTAAATCGGAAACTTCTTCCAGAGCGGCTACTCCTCCGCCTGCGGATGATGATGAGTTATTTTAA
- the cimA gene encoding (R)-citramalate synthase CimA, translated as MGNTRPKVQILDVTLRDGEQTRGVSFSASEKLNIAKFLLQNLKVDRVEIASARVSQGELESVRGIMSWATSEGLEKRIEILGFVDSHKSVDWILASGAKTLNLLTKGSLKHLEGQLKKTPKEHFEEVSETIQYAKKNGLEVNIYLEDWSNGYLNSKEYVLDFVSHLSKEPLGKIFLPDTLGVLSPDETFSGISLLTQKYPELHFEFHGHNDYDLSVANCLFAVKAGAKGLHVSVNGLGERAGNSPLEAVITALHDKVGVCTDVDEKSISEASRLVEVFSGKRISANRPVVGEDVFTQTAGVHADGDKKGNLYANPILPERFGRRRSYALGKLAGKASISENLKQLGLVLSTEIEKKVLEKVIELGDQNKTITPEDLPFIIADVSGNSSVQAIKITGCKINSGIGIRPKASLELEYHGKKYSEEGEGDGGYDAFMSALTSIASKAGLSIPRLVDYEVRIPPGGKTDALVETMITWNKALENHEEENFKTMGIHCDQTVAAVLATEKMLNLILPTWQT; from the coding sequence ATGGGAAACACAAGACCAAAAGTCCAAATCCTAGATGTAACTCTCAGAGATGGAGAGCAGACCAGAGGTGTAAGTTTCTCCGCTTCCGAAAAACTAAATATCGCAAAATTTCTATTACAAAATCTGAAAGTAGATAGAGTGGAGATCGCATCCGCTCGAGTCTCTCAGGGAGAATTGGAAAGTGTCCGCGGGATCATGTCCTGGGCAACTTCCGAAGGCCTTGAAAAACGTATCGAGATCCTGGGATTCGTGGATTCTCACAAAAGTGTGGATTGGATCCTTGCTTCCGGAGCCAAAACCTTAAATCTACTCACAAAAGGTTCTCTCAAACATTTAGAGGGACAGCTTAAAAAAACTCCAAAAGAACATTTTGAAGAAGTATCCGAAACCATCCAATACGCTAAGAAGAATGGACTGGAAGTGAATATTTATTTGGAAGACTGGTCCAACGGATATCTGAACAGCAAAGAATATGTTCTGGATTTTGTTTCTCATCTTTCCAAAGAGCCATTAGGCAAAATTTTTCTACCGGATACATTGGGAGTTCTTTCTCCTGACGAAACATTCTCCGGGATTTCTCTTCTTACCCAAAAATATCCGGAACTACATTTCGAATTCCACGGACATAACGACTACGATCTTTCCGTAGCGAACTGTTTATTCGCAGTAAAAGCCGGGGCAAAAGGTCTACACGTTAGCGTAAATGGGCTTGGAGAAAGAGCAGGAAATTCTCCGTTAGAAGCGGTGATCACTGCATTACATGATAAAGTCGGCGTATGCACAGATGTGGACGAAAAATCGATCTCAGAAGCAAGTCGTTTGGTAGAAGTTTTCAGTGGAAAAAGGATCTCCGCAAACCGTCCGGTAGTGGGAGAAGATGTATTCACCCAAACTGCAGGAGTCCATGCTGATGGGGACAAAAAAGGGAATTTATACGCAAATCCAATCCTACCGGAACGTTTTGGCAGAAGAAGAAGTTACGCTCTAGGCAAACTTGCAGGAAAAGCGAGCATCTCCGAAAACCTAAAACAACTAGGCCTAGTACTTTCTACTGAGATAGAAAAAAAAGTTTTGGAAAAGGTAATCGAGTTAGGCGACCAAAACAAAACGATCACACCTGAAGATCTTCCATTTATCATCGCGGATGTTTCCGGGAATTCAAGTGTACAAGCAATCAAGATCACCGGATGTAAGATCAACTCAGGGATTGGAATTCGCCCGAAAGCAAGCCTAGAATTAGAATATCATGGTAAAAAATATTCGGAAGAAGGAGAAGGTGACGGAGGTTACGACGCATTCATGTCCGCTCTCACAAGCATCGCTTCTAAAGCTGGCCTTTCTATTCCAAGATTAGTAGATTACGAAGTTAGAATTCCTCCCGGTGGAAAAACGGATGCACTCGTGGAAACAATGATCACTTGGAACAAAGCGTTGGAAAATCATGAAGAAGAAAATTTCAAAACCATGGGAATCCATTGTGACCAAACGGTAGCTGCCGTTTTAGCCACTGAAAAAATGCTGAACTTAATTCTTCCTACATGGCAAACTTAA
- a CDS encoding membrane dipeptidase, with product MKSRSFLRGPALCVVFLAVFATSTSIFGDPYWGTFKKDSCTAIFPGKRQYSAILYGIPSGQSWETTCANMGATINGQTFTKPSRCKNTGFNMWGEFDLIDDSCEANWAAPDEGGIYNYTHKNDGCQSSGTYAGKRKYSSRLWNIVGSWEDACSKMPITIAGKTYTTPHRCVNTGGATGMWGEWYVADSSCETAPQAYSRGANDSLKRTGTLSGYVDLHTHPMANLGFGGVIFHGSPFGPPATALADCPSTSDEGHSAGHSRVEAIVQDDIIGALLGTARHDNRGYAGFPYWPANNSYTHQTMYYEWIKRAYEGGMRAMVVLAVNGDYMFGATDNGLPDIIKGIAIATDPVYDLNDMNTLRRQTQAVYDMQAWIDAQSGGPGQGWFRIVKTPAEAQSVISGGKLAVVLGAEVDYLVDCTGSNCNDSMITQGVQELYDLGLRYVFPIHLKTNGFGGAGLYNILGSGTKYDCKHYGQDCNTAGLTTYGQKVLRELMKKGMIIDVGHMSAKSLDGAITFAEQQSYPGIVTGHTGVYDMANKGNRHEANPTGAALKRISTLGGMIGLITGQGNLEEVGEWRQNSDGSYIAHACGGTSQTFAQSYQYLKNLIGDPAYDGRIAIGTDFNGFAHMPGPRYGTRACPGGSSVIAQPETSKVGYPFSPDSSIRLAATLAASPSLGKYSFGNRTFDFNTEGASHIGLMPDFFEDLRQQGLKRSDLEPVYRSADFFTTMWQNAVNRSGSIQ from the coding sequence ATGAAAAGTCGGTCTTTTTTACGAGGGCCTGCGTTATGCGTCGTATTCCTGGCTGTTTTTGCTACGAGTACGTCCATATTTGGCGATCCATATTGGGGAACATTTAAGAAGGATAGTTGCACTGCAATTTTTCCTGGGAAACGTCAATATTCAGCGATCCTTTATGGGATCCCATCCGGCCAAAGCTGGGAAACAACCTGTGCCAATATGGGAGCAACCATTAACGGCCAAACGTTTACTAAGCCAAGTCGCTGTAAGAACACTGGATTCAATATGTGGGGAGAATTCGATCTGATCGACGATTCCTGCGAAGCGAACTGGGCAGCACCTGACGAAGGCGGGATCTATAACTACACCCATAAGAATGATGGCTGCCAATCGTCAGGTACTTATGCAGGTAAAAGAAAGTATTCTTCACGTTTATGGAATATAGTAGGTAGTTGGGAAGACGCATGTTCTAAAATGCCGATTACTATCGCAGGTAAAACGTATACCACACCTCATAGATGCGTGAACACTGGTGGAGCCACAGGAATGTGGGGAGAATGGTATGTTGCAGACTCAAGTTGTGAAACTGCTCCACAAGCTTACTCAAGAGGAGCGAACGATTCTCTCAAGAGAACCGGAACTCTTTCGGGTTATGTGGATCTTCATACACACCCAATGGCAAATTTAGGTTTTGGTGGAGTGATCTTCCATGGTTCTCCATTCGGACCGCCCGCAACTGCATTAGCGGATTGCCCAAGTACTTCGGACGAAGGACATTCGGCAGGACACTCTAGGGTAGAAGCAATCGTTCAAGACGATATTATCGGAGCATTATTAGGAACCGCTCGTCACGATAATAGAGGATATGCAGGTTTTCCTTATTGGCCTGCGAACAATAGTTACACTCACCAAACCATGTATTATGAATGGATCAAACGTGCCTATGAAGGCGGGATGAGAGCCATGGTAGTACTCGCAGTCAATGGTGATTATATGTTCGGAGCGACAGATAACGGACTTCCGGATATCATCAAAGGAATAGCGATTGCTACCGATCCGGTTTATGACCTAAATGATATGAACACTTTGCGTAGACAAACCCAAGCAGTATACGATATGCAGGCTTGGATCGATGCACAAAGCGGCGGTCCAGGACAAGGTTGGTTCCGTATCGTAAAAACTCCTGCAGAAGCACAGAGTGTGATCTCCGGCGGTAAACTCGCAGTGGTTTTAGGTGCGGAAGTAGACTACCTAGTAGATTGTACAGGAAGTAACTGTAACGATTCTATGATCACACAAGGTGTACAAGAATTATATGATCTTGGATTACGTTATGTGTTCCCAATCCACTTGAAAACAAACGGATTCGGTGGAGCTGGTCTCTATAATATCCTGGGAAGCGGGACCAAGTATGACTGTAAACACTATGGACAGGATTGTAATACTGCTGGTCTCACCACTTACGGACAAAAGGTCCTAAGAGAGTTGATGAAAAAAGGAATGATCATCGACGTAGGCCATATGTCCGCAAAATCTCTGGACGGAGCGATTACCTTTGCCGAACAACAATCATATCCGGGTATCGTAACAGGTCACACCGGTGTATATGATATGGCGAATAAAGGAAATCGTCACGAGGCAAACCCGACAGGAGCTGCACTCAAACGTATCAGTACCTTAGGTGGAATGATCGGGCTTATTACCGGACAAGGAAATCTGGAAGAAGTAGGTGAGTGGAGACAGAATAGTGACGGCTCGTATATCGCACATGCTTGCGGTGGAACCAGCCAAACATTCGCCCAGTCTTACCAATATCTTAAAAATCTAATAGGTGATCCTGCTTATGACGGAAGGATCGCTATCGGAACGGATTTTAACGGATTTGCTCATATGCCTGGACCTCGTTATGGAACTCGTGCTTGTCCTGGAGGATCTTCAGTCATTGCACAGCCTGAGACTTCTAAAGTAGGATATCCATTCTCTCCGGACTCTTCCATTAGATTAGCTGCAACTCTTGCTGCTTCTCCTTCTCTTGGAAAATACTCCTTCGGGAATAGAACATTCGACTTCAATACGGAAGGTGCCTCCCATATAGGGCTCATGCCTGACTTCTTTGAAGACTTAAGACAACAGGGACTCAAACGTTCCGATCTGGAACCGGTCTATAGATCCGCAGACTTCTTCACTACAATGTGGCAGAACGCGGTAAATAGAAGCGGAAGTATCCAGTAA
- a CDS encoding phosphatase domain-containing protein: protein MTEETERKISKNTEKRRAAICGGTLGRENRYYIRGQVVDISVSEEMTDPKKWDLLTGLFQGQEKEITPFLDYGLESVRKPILVAEIVDQSGKVLHHSPEIRGDESGFFFYEFTFPLAPGNYTFHIHFLKPDSYRQFGKDLAYLNTPGKHELVSQSLIGMGALRILPEEYTGIVTTSDIDQTYLATDIHSNKGKISTLFETPEQKLPLPGMPTLFKELREATTDSPLCFISASPHFFRRTLLSTFRTQGVKTESLHLKYLEGTLKGMVDKFWDTLSHPTRFLTEGLWGAVERVRKFAGSSFQSLFDQLAYKLTILLRDRIYLPTNSKEILLGDNTESDYLIFILYQLILTGALQGKELEDYLYKLNFLGRDAITRDNAKLIRELAEENRRIHGDINPVQLVLINKTELGPPSDEMKWNVRSALPTGLDPWKMEGIEPYIPTDGALGFALVMVEREILDLSSVLKISGDMAGQWFEGKVIEPNVLLELAKKLELPKETDSIHKKFVKTLKEVLEA, encoded by the coding sequence GTGACGGAAGAAACAGAACGCAAAATTTCCAAGAATACGGAAAAACGTAGGGCCGCAATCTGCGGAGGAACTCTCGGAAGAGAAAACCGTTATTATATCCGAGGCCAAGTAGTGGATATTTCCGTCAGCGAAGAAATGACGGATCCTAAAAAATGGGACCTTCTTACAGGCTTATTCCAAGGACAAGAAAAAGAGATCACTCCATTTTTGGACTACGGACTAGAGTCTGTGCGTAAGCCTATCCTTGTAGCGGAAATTGTGGATCAGTCCGGAAAAGTGTTACATCATTCTCCTGAGATCAGAGGAGATGAAAGTGGATTTTTTTTCTACGAGTTTACCTTTCCTTTAGCTCCCGGAAATTATACATTTCATATCCATTTCCTAAAACCCGATTCTTACAGACAGTTCGGAAAGGACCTGGCCTATTTAAACACTCCAGGCAAACATGAGTTAGTTTCTCAAAGCCTGATCGGAATGGGCGCATTACGTATTTTACCGGAAGAGTATACCGGGATCGTAACTACTTCCGATATCGACCAAACCTATCTAGCTACCGATATCCATTCCAATAAGGGAAAAATTTCCACATTATTCGAAACACCTGAGCAGAAATTACCCTTGCCTGGTATGCCTACTTTATTCAAAGAATTGAGAGAAGCTACGACAGATTCTCCTCTTTGTTTTATTTCTGCGAGCCCTCATTTTTTTAGAAGGACCCTACTTTCTACATTTAGGACACAAGGTGTTAAAACGGAATCCCTTCACTTGAAGTATCTGGAAGGTACTTTGAAAGGAATGGTGGATAAGTTTTGGGACACTCTTTCTCATCCTACCAGATTTTTGACGGAAGGTCTTTGGGGAGCAGTGGAAAGGGTCCGTAAATTTGCTGGATCCTCTTTCCAAAGTTTATTCGATCAATTGGCCTATAAACTTACCATTCTTTTGAGAGACAGGATCTATCTTCCTACGAATTCCAAGGAGATTTTACTCGGGGACAATACGGAAAGTGATTATCTGATCTTTATTCTATACCAGCTCATTCTAACCGGTGCCTTACAAGGAAAAGAATTAGAAGATTATCTGTACAAGCTGAACTTTTTAGGAAGAGATGCGATTACCAGAGATAATGCAAAGCTAATCCGAGAACTTGCGGAAGAAAATCGAAGGATACACGGAGATATCAATCCAGTGCAGCTTGTTCTGATCAATAAAACGGAACTTGGTCCTCCTTCCGATGAAATGAAATGGAATGTGAGAAGTGCTCTTCCTACAGGCTTAGATCCATGGAAAATGGAAGGAATTGAACCCTATATTCCTACGGATGGAGCCTTGGGATTTGCACTCGTGATGGTTGAAAGAGAAATTTTAGATCTTTCTTCCGTATTAAAAATTTCAGGAGATATGGCGGGTCAATGGTTCGAAGGAAAAGTAATAGAACCTAATGTTCTCCTGGAGCTTGCTAAAAAATTAGAACTTCCTAAAGAGACGGATTCCATTCATAAGAAGTTTGTAAAAACATTAAAAGAAGTTTTGGAAGCCTAG
- the xseA gene encoding exodeoxyribonuclease VII large subunit, which produces MEETKTYSVSEINSIVKQLLTGPEILRNIWIQGEISNYSKSHQGHIYFNLKDPKSLIACTFFSYSNGRYKGKPLENGMEIKAFGAISVYEPRGQYNLNISKIEELGQGDLLLQIEELKRKLAAQGVFDTERKRKLPAFPWRIGVATSPTGAAIEDIIRISKQRFPNIDILISPCLVQGDGAPESIISAIKQLNDPKWNVDLIIAGRGGGSTEDLMAFNDEKVVLAFAQSRVPIISAVGHQIDSVLSDLAADHFAPTPTAAAEMAVPEMELIESGLSEFEIRLRTALKNQSNNLKEKLRILTNKKVFLDPRSMLNDRILQLDEINSRIHLLGKNYLMSAQNKFSPVSTGLLTSFKSQLERKKKEFQLLSGKLEGFSPLGTLKRGYSVVRKKGKKVVTSPAQLEKEEELEVILAEGRIRVSYQGEIQ; this is translated from the coding sequence ATGGAAGAAACAAAAACATATTCCGTTTCGGAAATCAATTCTATCGTTAAACAACTTCTGACCGGTCCGGAAATTCTTAGAAATATCTGGATCCAAGGAGAGATATCCAATTATTCCAAATCCCACCAAGGTCATATTTATTTTAATTTAAAAGATCCTAAGTCTCTCATTGCCTGCACCTTTTTCTCTTATAGCAACGGCAGATACAAAGGAAAACCTTTAGAAAACGGAATGGAGATCAAGGCATTCGGTGCCATCTCCGTTTACGAACCTAGAGGACAATACAATTTAAATATTTCTAAAATAGAAGAGTTGGGACAAGGGGACCTTCTACTCCAAATAGAAGAATTAAAAAGAAAACTTGCCGCACAAGGTGTTTTTGATACGGAAAGAAAAAGAAAACTTCCAGCGTTTCCTTGGAGGATAGGTGTCGCAACTTCTCCCACAGGAGCGGCTATCGAAGATATTATCCGTATTTCTAAACAAAGATTTCCTAATATAGATATTCTGATCTCCCCCTGCCTTGTACAAGGAGATGGGGCTCCTGAGTCCATTATTTCCGCTATCAAGCAGCTAAATGACCCGAAATGGAATGTGGATCTGATCATCGCCGGCCGAGGTGGCGGAAGTACGGAAGATCTGATGGCGTTTAATGACGAAAAAGTTGTCTTGGCATTTGCACAGAGCCGAGTTCCGATTATTTCCGCAGTTGGACACCAGATAGATTCGGTTCTTTCCGATCTAGCGGCGGACCATTTTGCACCTACTCCTACCGCTGCCGCGGAAATGGCGGTGCCTGAAATGGAACTCATAGAATCGGGACTTTCCGAATTCGAAATAAGGTTAAGGACCGCTTTAAAAAACCAGTCAAACAATCTAAAAGAAAAACTAAGAATACTCACGAATAAAAAAGTATTCTTAGATCCAAGATCCATGTTGAACGATAGGATCTTACAACTGGATGAGATCAATTCCAGAATACATCTATTGGGCAAAAATTATCTGATGAGCGCCCAAAACAAATTCAGTCCGGTATCTACAGGGCTTTTAACTTCTTTCAAATCCCAGTTGGAAAGAAAGAAGAAGGAGTTCCAACTTCTCTCAGGTAAGCTGGAAGGTTTTTCTCCTTTAGGAACCTTAAAAAGAGGATACTCTGTGGTCCGTAAGAAAGGAAAAAAAGTCGTTACTTCTCCGGCACAATTGGAGAAAGAGGAAGAACTAGAAGTCATATTGGCGGAAGGTAGGATTCGGGTTTCTTACCAAGGTGAAATACAATGA
- the pth gene encoding aminoacyl-tRNA hydrolase codes for MANLKLMIVGLGNPGQKYERNRHNIGFLVLDDLAKDWGVDLNRSTKEEKGKMDKEGVSYYFLKPLEYMNLSGKAVSELSRKNGIPPENILVIHDEVDFPFSKLKFKQSGGNGGHNGIKDISEKLGSPDFFRLRFGVGKPGDSALTAGHVLSNFNQEEMSKLPELFDQAKQKIKDWVRERQIIFSKASDK; via the coding sequence ATGGCAAACTTAAAACTGATGATCGTTGGTCTGGGAAATCCAGGCCAAAAGTACGAAAGGAACCGTCATAATATTGGCTTTCTGGTCCTGGACGATCTTGCAAAAGATTGGGGAGTAGACCTAAATCGTTCCACCAAAGAAGAAAAAGGAAAAATGGATAAGGAAGGAGTTTCTTATTATTTTCTAAAACCTTTGGAATATATGAATCTTTCCGGAAAGGCAGTTTCGGAACTCTCCCGCAAAAACGGGATCCCTCCCGAAAATATTCTAGTCATTCATGACGAAGTGGACTTTCCATTTTCCAAACTCAAATTCAAACAGAGCGGCGGGAACGGAGGTCATAACGGGATAAAAGATATCTCCGAAAAATTAGGATCCCCCGATTTTTTCAGACTCAGATTCGGAGTGGGAAAACCCGGAGACAGCGCACTCACAGCAGGACATGTTCTATCCAATTTTAACCAGGAAGAGATGAGTAAATTACCCGAATTATTCGACCAGGCAAAACAAAAAATCAAGGATTGGGTCCGGGAAAGACAGATCATTTTTTCGAAAGCCTCCGATAAATAA